A single genomic interval of Dyella sp. GSA-30 harbors:
- a CDS encoding AI-2E family transporter encodes MNQDVSRRWQILAIAAVICYLLWLLAPVLMPFAVAGMLAYLGDPLADRLERIGLGRTLAVTIVFVVISLLAVGALLLLIPLISRQVENLVQNLPRYVEWIRDTALPWIQHRLRLDPDVFDTQRLVQTIKEHMDSIGGVASTVLGKISRSSIGVVMWLTNLVLIPVVAFYLLRDWDRLTAWIDQMLPRSIEPTIAYLARESDKVLGAFVRGQLLVMLALGIFYGGALGIAGLSVGPLIGMVAGLLSFVPYLGFIVGFGSAVIAVLVQYGDWTHLLIVVGVFVVGQLLEGYVLVPRLVGEKIGLHPVAVIFAVLAGGYLFGFLGVLLALPAASVIMVLLRYLGERYRQSELYTVEGAQDPVITEVDVTVDTKTGDVETETTVIREGDNKDGKSSP; translated from the coding sequence ATGAATCAGGACGTTTCCCGCCGCTGGCAGATCTTGGCCATTGCGGCGGTGATCTGCTATTTGCTGTGGTTGCTTGCGCCAGTATTGATGCCGTTCGCTGTCGCGGGCATGTTGGCCTATCTGGGCGATCCGCTTGCCGACCGCCTCGAACGCATCGGTCTGGGCCGCACGCTCGCCGTCACGATCGTCTTTGTCGTGATCTCGCTGCTTGCCGTCGGTGCCTTGCTGCTGTTGATACCGCTGATTTCTCGTCAGGTCGAGAACCTGGTTCAGAACCTGCCGCGCTATGTGGAGTGGATCCGCGATACGGCACTGCCATGGATACAGCACCGGTTACGTCTTGATCCGGATGTCTTCGATACCCAGCGTCTGGTGCAGACGATCAAGGAGCACATGGATTCGATCGGCGGTGTCGCCTCCACCGTGCTGGGCAAGATATCCCGCTCCAGCATCGGCGTGGTGATGTGGCTGACCAATCTGGTGCTGATCCCGGTGGTGGCGTTCTATCTATTGCGCGACTGGGACCGCCTGACGGCTTGGATCGACCAGATGCTGCCGCGCTCGATCGAGCCGACGATTGCCTATCTCGCGCGCGAATCGGACAAGGTGTTGGGCGCCTTCGTGCGCGGCCAGTTGCTGGTGATGCTGGCGCTGGGCATTTTTTACGGCGGCGCGCTGGGTATAGCCGGCTTGTCGGTGGGGCCATTGATCGGCATGGTCGCCGGTCTATTGAGCTTCGTGCCCTACCTGGGTTTTATCGTCGGTTTCGGTTCGGCGGTGATCGCTGTGCTGGTGCAATACGGCGACTGGACGCATCTGCTGATCGTGGTTGGCGTGTTCGTGGTCGGTCAGCTGCTTGAAGGCTATGTGCTGGTGCCGCGCCTGGTTGGCGAAAAAATCGGCCTGCATCCGGTGGCGGTCATTTTCGCGGTGCTTGCCGGTGGTTACCTGTTTGGATTTCTCGGCGTGCTGCTGGCCTTGCCAGCGGCGTCGGTGATCATGGTGCTGCTGCGCTATCTCGGCGAGCGTTATCGACAGAGCGAGTTGTATACGGTCGAAGGTGCGCAGGATCCGGTCATTACCGAAGTCGATGTCACCGTCGATACAAAAACTGGCGACGTCGAAACCGAAACCACCGTCATCAGGGAAGGCGACAACAAGGATGGCAAGTCCTCGCCATGA
- a CDS encoding DUF2066 domain-containing protein, with translation MRFPRQLLVGFVLSLFMLLSAVHAQSQVSPYTVVVPVKDTTEPVRDQAFGEGLGQVLTRVAGGQDLRSRAGYGDVIKGAPGLVQQYRYQRGAPGVATGLSLSVTFDQAAVQRAVSQMGVASAGVKPPILLVVRGDDNKVLGKDALATLTQTISTRGYGAVLADPEKVGDTPTVSSVDAEEVMALAKQYRTGLMLVGQVHGNTADWNLVSGGPQQRWTTKAADGNAMQADAGNNLADRLGKQLNTIGTANVDGKLWITGLNTAMDYANLLSTLRADPMVRQVTTLSAKGDGMLFAVKAGLPMDALSANLAAGGRLLQGETHDGADASLRWLH, from the coding sequence ATGCGCTTCCCTCGCCAGCTCCTCGTCGGCTTCGTGCTGAGCCTGTTCATGCTGCTGTCGGCGGTCCACGCCCAGTCCCAGGTGTCGCCGTACACGGTGGTCGTGCCGGTCAAGGACACCACCGAACCGGTGCGTGACCAGGCGTTTGGCGAGGGGCTGGGCCAGGTACTGACGCGCGTCGCTGGTGGGCAAGATCTGCGTAGTCGCGCCGGTTATGGTGACGTCATCAAGGGCGCGCCGGGCCTGGTGCAGCAGTATCGCTATCAGCGCGGCGCCCCCGGCGTGGCGACCGGTCTCAGTTTGTCGGTGACGTTCGATCAGGCCGCGGTGCAGCGCGCCGTATCGCAGATGGGCGTGGCCAGCGCCGGCGTGAAGCCGCCGATCCTGCTGGTGGTACGCGGCGACGACAACAAGGTGCTGGGCAAGGACGCGCTGGCGACGCTGACCCAGACCATCTCGACCCGCGGCTACGGCGCGGTGCTGGCCGATCCGGAGAAAGTCGGCGATACGCCCACCGTGTCCAGTGTCGATGCCGAAGAAGTGATGGCGTTGGCCAAGCAGTACCGTACCGGCCTCATGCTGGTCGGTCAGGTTCATGGCAATACAGCTGATTGGAACCTGGTGTCGGGCGGTCCGCAGCAGCGCTGGACGACCAAGGCGGCCGATGGAAATGCGATGCAGGCCGATGCGGGCAACAATCTTGCCGATCGTCTGGGCAAGCAGCTCAATACGATCGGCACCGCCAACGTCGACGGCAAGCTGTGGATCACCGGGCTCAATACGGCGATGGACTATGCGAATTTGCTTTCCACCTTGCGTGCCGATCCGATGGTGCGCCAGGTGACCACGCTGAGTGCAAAGGGTGACGGCATGCTGTTCGCGGTTAAGGCCGGCCTGCCGATGGATGCCTTGTCGGCCAACCTCGCTGCCGGTGGGCGCCTGTTACAGGGTGAAACCCACGATGGCGCCGATGCCAGCCTGCGTTGGCTGCATTGA
- the purM gene encoding phosphoribosylformylglycinamidine cyclo-ligase yields MSDALTYRAAGVDIDAGNAVVERIKPLVKRTFRPEVMGGLGGFGGLFDLSGRYKEPVLVSGTDGVGTKLKLAQQLGRHDTIGIDLVGMCVNDVLVQGAEPLFFLDYFATGKLDVDTTVAVVGGIAKGCELAGCALIGGETAEMPDMYPPGEYDLAGFTVGAVEKSEMLSGEGIVAGDVILGVASSGPHSNGYSLVRKIVERAGSPLELDLGGVKLVDALMAPTTIYVKPILELMKSVQVHGMAHITGGGLKENIIRVVPDGLALKLDASAIVLPPVFDWLMREGNVAREEMWRTFNCGVGFTVILPSSAVAAAADLLKKHGLVTAVIGEVVAASGDERVHIG; encoded by the coding sequence ATGTCCGACGCCCTTACCTATCGCGCCGCCGGTGTCGATATCGATGCAGGCAATGCCGTCGTCGAGCGCATCAAACCTCTGGTCAAGCGCACCTTCCGCCCTGAAGTCATGGGCGGCCTGGGTGGTTTTGGCGGCCTGTTCGACCTGTCCGGTCGCTACAAGGAGCCGGTGCTGGTCTCCGGTACCGACGGCGTGGGCACCAAGCTCAAGCTGGCCCAGCAGTTGGGGCGCCATGACACGATCGGCATCGACCTGGTCGGCATGTGCGTCAACGATGTCCTGGTACAGGGCGCCGAGCCGCTGTTCTTCCTCGATTATTTCGCCACCGGCAAACTCGACGTAGACACCACCGTTGCAGTCGTCGGCGGCATCGCCAAGGGTTGCGAACTGGCCGGGTGCGCGCTGATCGGCGGCGAGACCGCTGAAATGCCGGACATGTATCCGCCGGGCGAGTACGACCTGGCCGGCTTTACCGTCGGCGCGGTCGAAAAATCCGAGATGCTCAGCGGTGAGGGCATCGTCGCGGGTGATGTCATTCTTGGCGTCGCCTCCAGCGGCCCGCATTCGAACGGCTATTCACTGGTGCGCAAGATCGTCGAACGCGCCGGCAGTCCGCTCGAGCTCGACCTTGGCGGCGTCAAGCTGGTCGATGCCTTGATGGCGCCGACCACGATCTACGTCAAGCCGATCCTGGAGCTGATGAAGTCCGTGCAGGTTCATGGCATGGCGCACATCACCGGCGGCGGCCTGAAGGAAAACATCATCCGCGTGGTGCCGGACGGGCTGGCGCTGAAGCTCGATGCGTCGGCGATCGTGTTGCCGCCGGTATTCGACTGGCTGATGCGCGAAGGCAATGTCGCTCGCGAAGAAATGTGGCGCACCTTCAATTGCGGCGTCGGCTTCACGGTGATTCTGCCGTCCAGCGCGGTTGCGGCAGCGGCCGATTTGCTTAAGAAGCACGGCCTCGTCACCGCGGTGATCGGTGAAGTTGTCGCCGCTTCGGGCGACGAACGCGTCCATATCGGCTGA
- the purN gene encoding phosphoribosylglycinamide formyltransferase gives MPTPLRIAVLASGRGSNLAALLAARERGELAIEPVLVASDKQSAGALRLAEAANIPTVALNPRSYAQRRDFDADLFTRVADSGAELIVLAGFMRILDGDTLRPWVGRMINIHPSLLPKYRGLHTHRRALEAGDTEHGASVHYVTAELDGGPVIAQARVAITPQDDEDSLAQRLLAHEHRLLPAVVDWIARRRLALGEADRVMLDGVALSAPLRLLDRHLQV, from the coding sequence ATGCCGACACCTTTGCGTATAGCCGTCCTTGCTTCGGGACGCGGCAGCAATCTGGCCGCGCTACTGGCCGCGCGCGAGCGTGGCGAGTTGGCGATCGAACCCGTCCTGGTCGCCAGCGACAAGCAAAGCGCCGGTGCGCTGCGTCTTGCCGAAGCGGCCAACATTCCGACGGTGGCGCTCAATCCACGCAGCTACGCTCAGCGCCGCGATTTCGATGCGGATCTTTTTACACGCGTCGCCGACAGCGGCGCGGAGTTGATCGTGCTTGCCGGCTTCATGCGCATCCTCGACGGCGACACGTTGCGTCCCTGGGTCGGGCGCATGATCAACATCCACCCTTCACTACTGCCCAAATACCGTGGCCTGCATACGCATCGACGTGCGCTGGAAGCGGGCGATACCGAGCACGGTGCCAGCGTGCATTACGTCACCGCCGAACTCGATGGCGGCCCGGTTATCGCGCAGGCGCGTGTTGCCATCACGCCACAGGACGATGAAGACAGCCTGGCGCAGCGGCTGCTGGCGCATGAGCATCGGCTGTTGCCTGCGGTGGTGGACTGGATTGCGCGGAGGCGCCTGGCTTTAGGCGAAGCCGACCGCGTCATGCTCGATGGCGTGGCGTTGTCTGCCCCTCTGAGGTTGCTTGACCGCCACCTGCAGGTGTAG
- a CDS encoding DUF3108 domain-containing protein has protein sequence MKTPNRVRIIAAGILLAFTTTAAMAATPAPFTARYQVLQGGQAIGEATISLKSAGGGSWVYSNDVKSTGGLAAALGASSNESSRFRINQGAPETQVYDSTVKALKTKTRHVEVDANHQVSIDEGKGPSTYAGTAGMVDRNLAPLAVGWALRDGKQAVTLPVAVKRNVENQQFKVTGKESVQVPAGTFQAERVERTDADKAFSAWYVPQKYPVPVKLAQSDGGDLTLQLISYQGGK, from the coding sequence ATGAAGACACCTAACCGCGTTCGTATTATCGCCGCCGGCATCCTGCTGGCGTTCACCACCACCGCCGCCATGGCGGCCACGCCCGCGCCGTTTACCGCCAGGTATCAGGTATTGCAGGGTGGCCAGGCCATCGGTGAGGCAACCATCTCCCTGAAGTCCGCCGGCGGTGGCAGCTGGGTCTACAGCAACGACGTGAAAAGCACCGGCGGCCTGGCCGCGGCGCTGGGTGCCAGCTCGAACGAGAGTTCGCGCTTCCGCATCAACCAGGGCGCACCGGAAACCCAGGTCTACGACTCGACCGTCAAGGCGCTCAAGACCAAGACGCGCCATGTCGAAGTCGACGCGAATCACCAGGTCAGCATTGATGAAGGCAAGGGCCCGTCGACCTACGCCGGCACCGCGGGCATGGTCGACCGCAACCTCGCCCCGCTCGCCGTGGGCTGGGCGCTACGCGACGGCAAACAGGCGGTCACGCTGCCAGTCGCCGTAAAGCGCAATGTCGAAAACCAGCAATTCAAGGTCACCGGCAAGGAAAGCGTGCAAGTCCCCGCCGGCACCTTCCAGGCCGAACGCGTCGAACGCACCGACGCCGATAAGGCTTTCAGCGCATGGTACGTCCCGCAGAAATATCCGGTGCCGGTAAAGCTCGCGCAGAGCGACGGCGGCGACCTGACCCTGCAGCTGATCAGCTACCAGGGCGGCAAATAA
- the murA gene encoding UDP-N-acetylglucosamine 1-carboxyvinyltransferase: MAKILISGGEPLHGEVGISGAKNAVLPILASCLLADEPVAISNVPHLHDVTTFIELLGQMGTQLTLDDRMKMQVDPRSTDRYFAPYDLVRTMRASILVLGPLVARFGEAEVSLPGGCAIGSRPVDQHIRGLEALGAEVVVENGYIKAKAKRLKGARIAMDMVTVTGTENIMMAAALAQGTTIIENAAQEPEVVDLANCLIAMGAQIEGAGTSTMVIHGVERLHGAEYEVLPDRIETGTFLVGAAMTGGKVRARNARASTLESVLSKLEDAGAHISTGPDWIELDMQGRRPKAVNITTAPYPAFPTDMQAQFTALNCIAEGVGVITETVFENRFMHAHELQRLGADIRLEGNTAIIQGVAKMSGAPIMATDLRASACLVLAGLVAQGDTTVDRVYHIDRGYENIEEKLGVLGAKIRRLPS; encoded by the coding sequence ATGGCCAAGATTCTGATCAGCGGTGGTGAGCCGCTCCATGGCGAAGTGGGCATTTCCGGTGCCAAGAACGCCGTGTTGCCGATCCTCGCTTCCTGTCTGCTGGCCGACGAGCCGGTAGCGATCAGCAACGTGCCGCACCTGCACGACGTCACCACCTTCATCGAACTGCTCGGCCAGATGGGCACCCAGCTCACCTTGGACGACCGCATGAAGATGCAGGTCGACCCGCGCTCGACCGACCGTTACTTCGCCCCGTACGACCTGGTGCGCACCATGCGTGCGTCGATCCTGGTGCTTGGGCCGCTGGTCGCCCGCTTTGGCGAGGCCGAAGTTTCGCTGCCGGGCGGCTGCGCGATCGGCTCGCGCCCAGTCGACCAACACATCCGCGGCCTGGAGGCGCTCGGCGCCGAGGTGGTCGTCGAGAACGGCTACATCAAGGCCAAGGCCAAGCGTCTGAAGGGCGCGCGCATTGCCATGGACATGGTCACCGTAACCGGTACCGAGAACATCATGATGGCCGCGGCCCTGGCCCAGGGCACCACCATCATCGAAAACGCCGCGCAGGAACCGGAAGTCGTCGACCTGGCCAACTGCCTGATCGCGATGGGCGCGCAGATCGAAGGCGCCGGCACCTCGACCATGGTGATCCATGGCGTGGAGCGCCTGCATGGCGCCGAATACGAAGTGCTGCCGGACCGCATCGAAACCGGTACTTTCCTGGTCGGTGCCGCGATGACCGGCGGCAAGGTCCGTGCGCGTAATGCGCGGGCCAGCACGCTCGAATCCGTGTTGTCCAAACTTGAAGACGCCGGCGCACACATCTCCACCGGTCCGGACTGGATCGAGCTGGACATGCAGGGCCGTCGCCCGAAGGCGGTGAACATCACCACGGCGCCTTACCCGGCATTCCCGACCGATATGCAGGCGCAGTTCACCGCGTTGAACTGCATCGCCGAGGGCGTTGGCGTCATCACCGAAACCGTGTTCGAAAACCGCTTCATGCACGCGCATGAGCTGCAGCGTCTGGGCGCGGACATCCGCCTCGAAGGTAACACCGCGATCATCCAGGGCGTGGCAAAGATGAGCGGTGCGCCGATCATGGCCACCGACCTGCGCGCTTCGGCGTGTCTGGTGCTTGCCGGTCTGGTCGCGCAGGGTGATACCACCGTCGACCGCGTGTATCACATTGATCGTGGTTACGAGAACATCGAAGAGAAGTTGGGCGTGTTGGGCGCGAAGATTCGCCGCTTGCCGTCATGA
- a CDS encoding BolA/IbaG family iron-sulfur metabolism protein yields MDAATIQAMIETGLPGARADVSGDDGVHFEAEVVASQFAGKLPLARHRLVYSTLGDLMGGAIHALALKTYTPEEVAARR; encoded by the coding sequence ATGGACGCAGCCACTATTCAGGCAATGATTGAAACCGGCCTGCCCGGCGCGCGCGCCGATGTCAGCGGTGACGACGGCGTGCACTTCGAGGCCGAAGTGGTCGCCAGCCAGTTCGCCGGCAAGTTGCCTTTGGCCCGCCACCGCCTGGTCTATTCGACCCTCGGCGACCTGATGGGCGGGGCCATTCATGCCCTGGCGCTGAAAACCTATACGCCCGAGGAAGTGGCCGCGCGTCGCTGA
- a CDS encoding KpsF/GutQ family sugar-phosphate isomerase, producing MNAHIARPSQPALIDADAIIHSARTVIATEADAIRALEPRIGQDFVEACRLILGCAGRVVVIGMGKSGHIARKVAATLASTGTPAFFVHPGEASHGDLGMILPQDVVLALSASGETDEILFILPVIKRQGIPLIAMTGNDQSSLAKQADLHLDTSISVEACPLGLAPTASTTAALVMGDALAVALLEARGFTSEDFARSHPAGSLGRRLLLHISDIMHTGDGIPTVAPDASLTQALVEMTRKHLGMTAVIDADRRLLGVFTDGDLRRALDDDDVDLRGASVAEVMTRGPKTIGADKLAIEAAQLMEKHQIHALLVVDEQQKVVGALNIHDLLRARVV from the coding sequence ATGAACGCCCATATCGCACGCCCCAGCCAGCCCGCCTTGATCGACGCAGACGCCATCATCCATAGCGCCCGCACCGTGATCGCCACCGAGGCGGACGCGATCCGGGCGCTCGAGCCGCGTATCGGCCAGGATTTCGTCGAAGCCTGCCGGCTGATCCTCGGTTGTGCCGGCCGCGTGGTGGTGATCGGCATGGGCAAATCCGGGCATATCGCCCGCAAGGTGGCCGCCACACTCGCCTCGACCGGCACGCCGGCGTTCTTCGTCCATCCGGGCGAGGCCAGCCATGGCGATCTGGGCATGATCCTGCCCCAGGACGTGGTGCTGGCATTGTCCGCCTCCGGCGAAACCGACGAAATCCTGTTCATCCTGCCGGTCATCAAGCGCCAGGGCATCCCCCTGATCGCCATGACCGGTAACGATCAATCGTCCCTGGCCAAGCAGGCCGACCTGCACCTGGACACCAGCATCTCGGTCGAGGCCTGCCCCCTCGGCCTGGCGCCCACCGCCAGCACCACCGCTGCCCTGGTGATGGGCGATGCGCTGGCCGTGGCCCTGCTCGAAGCCCGTGGCTTCACCTCTGAGGACTTTGCCCGTTCGCATCCGGCGGGCAGTCTGGGCCGGCGTCTGCTGCTGCATATCAGCGACATTATGCACACCGGCGACGGCATCCCGACCGTGGCGCCCGACGCCAGCCTGACCCAGGCGTTGGTGGAAATGACCCGCAAACATCTGGGCATGACCGCGGTGATCGATGCCGACCGCCGCCTGCTCGGCGTGTTTACCGACGGCGACCTGCGCCGCGCCCTGGACGACGACGACGTGGACCTGCGCGGCGCCAGCGTCGCCGAGGTGATGACCCGTGGCCCCAAGACCATCGGGGCCGACAAGCTGGCCATCGAAGCGGCTCAACTGATGGAAAAGCATCAGATTCACGCCCTGCTGGTGGTCGATGAGCAGCAAAAAGTGGTCGGCGCGCTTAACATTCATGATCTGCTCCGCGCCCGCGTGGTGTGA
- a CDS encoding HAD hydrolase family protein: protein MSTYLADVPAEVLARAAKIRLAVFDVDGTLTDGRLWYGEDGHEAKIFHVHDGLGLKLLQNNSVQVAILSARISHPVALRAEELDIAHVYQGQNDKRACLNQLIDALQLSPDQVAFVGDDLPDLPAMAISGLAVAVANAHPWVAERAHWQTRRSGGQGAAREVADLILLAQGRVAAEQERWR from the coding sequence GTGTCTACCTATCTCGCTGACGTCCCCGCCGAAGTCCTCGCCCGCGCCGCCAAGATTCGCCTGGCCGTGTTCGACGTGGATGGCACGCTGACCGACGGCCGGCTCTGGTACGGCGAAGACGGCCATGAGGCGAAGATTTTCCACGTGCACGACGGTCTCGGCCTAAAATTGTTGCAAAACAACAGCGTACAGGTAGCGATTCTGTCCGCGCGGATCAGCCATCCGGTTGCCCTGCGCGCCGAAGAGCTCGATATCGCCCACGTCTACCAGGGCCAGAACGACAAGCGCGCCTGCCTGAATCAGCTGATCGATGCGCTGCAGCTGAGTCCGGATCAGGTCGCCTTTGTCGGCGACGACCTGCCCGACCTGCCTGCCATGGCCATCTCAGGCCTGGCGGTAGCAGTAGCCAACGCTCACCCATGGGTGGCCGAACGCGCCCACTGGCAAACCCGTCGAAGCGGCGGCCAGGGTGCGGCGCGCGAAGTGGCCGATCTGATTCTTCTCGCCCAGGGCCGCGTCGCCGCGGAACAGGAGCGCTGGCGATGA
- the lptC gene encoding LPS export ABC transporter periplasmic protein LptC: MRLPGFLRDRGTPALIVLLALGIAAAQGVYWWLAPSPKVSDFVGPPRSGYVLTNFRLWSYDEDGQPSFGMNAPHLERREGDESLYINAPKYDLPSNQPGVPDWSGDSTYAWVDKAGTLLKLQGAVYMHRPAFADTPPADLHTSEVTAWPKENRMQTDAPAQLTQGDSRMNGIGMRANLNDNHLELLNDVHGTFVPRPRSRPVQPAAPGAARAATGAGKKG; the protein is encoded by the coding sequence ATGAGATTGCCGGGGTTTCTGCGCGATCGCGGCACGCCAGCGCTGATCGTGCTGCTTGCGCTCGGCATCGCCGCCGCGCAAGGCGTGTATTGGTGGCTGGCGCCTTCACCCAAGGTGAGCGACTTCGTCGGCCCGCCGCGTTCGGGCTATGTGCTGACCAACTTCCGCTTGTGGTCCTACGACGAGGACGGCCAACCGAGCTTCGGCATGAATGCGCCGCACCTGGAGCGTCGCGAGGGCGACGAGTCGTTGTATATCAACGCGCCCAAGTACGACCTGCCCTCCAACCAGCCCGGCGTGCCGGACTGGTCGGGCGATTCGACCTATGCCTGGGTCGACAAGGCCGGCACCCTGCTGAAGCTGCAGGGCGCGGTCTATATGCACCGCCCGGCCTTTGCCGATACGCCGCCGGCTGATCTGCATACGTCCGAAGTGACCGCCTGGCCGAAAGAAAATCGTATGCAAACCGACGCCCCGGCACAGTTGACCCAGGGCGACAGTAGAATGAACGGCATCGGCATGCGTGCCAACCTCAACGACAATCATCTGGAGCTCCTCAATGACGTCCACGGCACATTCGTCCCGCGCCCGCGGAGTCGTCCGGTACAGCCTGCTGCTCCTGGGGCTGCTCGCGCTGCAACCGGCGCTGGCAAGAAAGGATGA
- the lptA gene encoding lipopolysaccharide transport periplasmic protein LptA, with translation MNVEHANSFDGFNAPNSITTLTGNVVITQGTMKVTGNLAKIYFDGDQNVSRMVMTGTPAHIQQIDDSGNLMTGDATQLDYDNINGIAVLTGNAVVKQQGRGEAHGDKLTYNTQTSQMNGESGGDGRVAMTFVPKPRTDKGAKPATPPAKPASSASAPAPAQSTSTKPQGQP, from the coding sequence ATGAACGTCGAGCACGCCAATTCGTTCGACGGCTTCAACGCGCCCAACAGCATCACCACCCTCACCGGGAACGTCGTGATCACTCAGGGCACGATGAAGGTCACCGGTAATCTGGCCAAGATCTATTTCGATGGCGACCAGAACGTCAGCCGTATGGTGATGACGGGTACGCCCGCGCACATCCAGCAGATCGACGATTCGGGCAACCTGATGACCGGTGACGCCACGCAGCTGGACTACGACAACATCAACGGCATTGCCGTGCTTACCGGCAATGCCGTGGTCAAGCAGCAGGGCCGTGGCGAAGCCCACGGCGACAAGCTCACCTACAACACCCAGACCAGCCAGATGAATGGCGAGAGCGGTGGCGACGGACGCGTGGCGATGACCTTCGTACCCAAGCCGCGTACCGACAAGGGCGCCAAGCCGGCGACGCCACCGGCCAAGCCTGCGAGCAGCGCGTCGGCACCGGCGCCCGCCCAATCCACGTCGACCAAGCCGCAGGGGCAACCGTAA
- the lptB gene encoding LPS export ABC transporter ATP-binding protein, with the protein MLSAEGLQKSFRTRQVVRDFAFSIREGEVVGLLGPNGAGKTTCFYMIVGLIEADAGLIKLDKQDITGLPMHARAKLGIGYLPQEASVFRRLTVSDNIMAVLELREGLDQRQRNTELESLLDELKIAHIAEQKGISLSGGERRRVEIARALAAQPRYMLLDEPFAGVDPISVGEIQRIVRHLKERGIGVLITDHNVRETLGICDRAYILNDGEVLSRGTPAHILADEKVREVYLGREFRL; encoded by the coding sequence ATGCTTTCTGCTGAAGGTCTGCAAAAGAGTTTCCGTACCCGTCAGGTCGTGCGCGACTTTGCCTTCTCGATTCGCGAAGGCGAGGTCGTCGGTCTGCTCGGCCCGAACGGCGCTGGCAAAACCACCTGCTTCTACATGATCGTCGGCCTGATCGAGGCCGATGCGGGCTTGATCAAGCTCGACAAACAGGACATCACCGGCCTGCCGATGCATGCCCGCGCCAAGCTGGGTATCGGCTATCTGCCGCAGGAAGCCTCGGTGTTCCGGCGCCTGACGGTGTCAGACAACATCATGGCGGTACTGGAATTGCGCGAAGGTCTGGATCAGCGCCAGCGCAATACCGAGCTGGAAAGCCTGCTCGATGAGCTGAAGATCGCGCACATCGCCGAACAGAAAGGCATCAGCCTGTCGGGCGGCGAACGCCGACGCGTGGAAATCGCCCGCGCATTGGCCGCGCAGCCGCGTTACATGCTGCTCGACGAACCGTTCGCCGGCGTCGATCCGATTTCGGTAGGCGAAATCCAGCGCATCGTCCGTCATCTGAAAGAGCGCGGCATCGGCGTGCTCATCACCGATCATAACGTTCGCGAAACACTCGGGATCTGTGACCGAGCCTACATTCTCAACGATGGCGAAGTGCTATCGCGTGGCACACCGGCACACATCCTGGCCGACGAGAAGGTACGTGAAGTCTATCTGGGCCGCGAATTCCGGTTGTAA